GAAAGAAAAAGAGAAGGCTGTCGCAACGATAGGACATCTAAACGTCTTTCCAAACTCGATCAATATAACCCCCGAACGGGTGGAAATGGACGCGGAGATCAGAAGCTATTACTCCGACAGCATCCGGCGAATCACCGATACCCTTAACGATACCGCTTCTCAAATTCAGAAAAGGCGAAGCATTCGCATCGACCGGGAGGTTCTCTATGAGACCGGGCCCACGACCTTCTCCCCCGATGTCAGAAAGGCCATCCGGGATGCAGCAGCTCTCTTGGGCTTGGACACCCTGGATCTCATCAGCATGGCAGGGCATGATGCGGCCCACATGAACGATGTGGCCCAATCAGGGATGATTTTCATCCCCTGCAAGGGCGGCCTCAGCCACTGTCCCGAGGAATGGACCGACATAAAAGATTTGGTCAAAGGGGCCCAGTGCCTTTTGCAGACTCTTCTTTTACTGGACACAAAATAAATAGGGAGAATCAATGAAAATGATGTCGGATATACTAAGTCGCATAGAAAAAGACGATGTCAGGTTCATCAGTTTCCAATTTACCACCATTGACGGCTCTATCAAGCAGCTGATTCATCCAGCCAGAAAACTGGAGACCCTCCTGGATGATGGACTCGGATTCGATGGATCTTCCTGTAAATATGTACCTGTCAACGAGAGCGATCTTCGTTTGAAGCCTGACCTTTCTACATACCGACTGCTTCCCTGGGGGAAACCGGAGAACCGGACGGCCCGCTTTATTTGTGATGTTTACAGGGGAGACGGCTCCGAGCCTTTCCCGGCGGATCCCCGGGGGATCTTGAAAAAGGCGATCCAGGACATGAAAAAGGAATTCGGGGAAGGCTGGGATTTTCTCCTGGCCCCTGAAATCGAGTTCTTTCTCCTGGAAAAGGATGAATCCGGGAATTATGTCCCTCATGACCGGGCCTCATACTTTGAAATACCTCCCTACGATAAGGGAGCGGAATTTCGAAAAGACTTGAGCCGGGCCTTGGACGCTATGGGGGTGCCTGCGGAGAAGAACCACCACGAAGTGCCGGTGGGCAAGCATGAGATCACTTTTGGGCACGACGATGCCCTCACCACTGCCGACAACACAATGACTTACCGCCAGGTAGTCAAATATTTCGCCGGTCAAAAGGGACTTGTCGCCACCTTTATGCCCAAACCCTTTGTCTGGACTTACGGGTGCGGCATGCATGTCCACTTGAATCTGAAGGATACGAAGAAAGGGATCAACCTTTTTGCCGACGAAACCCGGGAGCATGGACTCTCGGACATTGCCCGCCATTTCATCGCAGGCCTCCTGGACCATGCCCGCTCCCTTGCGGGGATCACCAATCCGTCGGTTAATTCTTACAAGAGACTCGTTCCCGGGTGGGAAGCCCCGGTGTATGTGTCCTGGGGATTCAACAACCGTTCCAGCCTCCTGAGAATCCCGGCCTCATCCCTTAAGGCCCTCCGGGTGGAGACCCGGAACCCCGATTCCTCATGCAATCCCTATCTGGCCTTTACCGTTCTTCTTGCCGCGGGACTTGACGGAATCAGAAGAAGACTGGAACCGCCACCCTATATCAATGACAACATCTATGCTCTCTCTTCCGAGGAAAAAAGGAAGCGGGGTATCGAGGCCCTCCCCGGGAGCCTGAAAGAAGCCCTGAAGGCTTTCAAGGACGACAAGGTCCTTCTGGATGCCCTCGGCGATGTCCTGGTAGAGAAATTTCTGGAGATCAAGGAAAACGAAGTACAGGAATTCGCCACCAGCGTTCATCCGTGGGAACTGGAAAAATATATCAATGTTTAACCAGGAAGCCTGAATGAATTTTCTTAAGAAAATAACCTGGCTCATTGCCGTCCTGGCATTGCTTTTCCTTCTGATCGTTCCAAAACTGTCGGTGTCGAACGCCTTTGTGTTCTACATGCTGTTTTGGATTACCTTGGCCAGTTCCTTCAATATTATTTACGGATTCGTCGGGTACCTGCCCTTTGGATTCGTCATGTTTTACGGGGTGGGCACCTATATCACGGCAATTCTTTGGAGCCGATTTCAAATCCCGATCCCCCTGTGCATTCTGGTTTCCGGACTGGCCGGCGTTCTTTTGGCTCTCCTTTTCGCCCCCACACTGCGCCTCAGGGGGATCTACTTCTCCATCGTCAATTTCTCCTGTGCCATGGTGTTGAGGATCGTTGTGGCCAATATGCCTGAAAAATGGACGGGGGGAAGTTTCGGCATTACCCTTTCCCATGCTTACAAACCCGTATTGAGCTACTACTTCATGTTTGTACTCATGGTCATTACTGTTCTGGTGGCCTTCCTGCTCCTGAAATCCAGACTGGGCATTGCCCTCAGATGTATTCGGGACGATGAAGCAGCGGCCTCGACCATGGGGATCGACGTTGGGCTGTGTCGCTTGAAAGCCTGGATCCTTGCCGCTCTTTTCCCGTCCATGGCAGGCGGTATTGAGGCCTGGTACACGGCCATCGTGGACCCCGACACCTCCTTTAACCTGATGATTACCACCAAGGCAATTGTCTACTCCATGTTCGGGGGTCTGGGAACCATCATCGGCCCCATCCTCGGTGCCGTGTTTATGTACTGTCTCGATGACTTCATCTGGGGAACTTTTCCCCTACTGAACCTCTTGGTCCTCGGTATCATGGTCGTCTTTCTGGTCCTGTTTCTTCCCAGGGGCATTGTGGGTTCGGCAACCCGAAAATGGCCCCGGCTCAGGGGGATTATTCGATAAAGCGTATCAGGTGACCTATGTTTGACTTAATTCTCATGGCCATGGCTTCTGGACTTTTGATGGGCATCCTCTATGGACTGATTGGGATAGGGATGAACATCATCTACGGCGTGATGCGTGTGGTAAATTTTGCCCACGGTGAATTCATGATGCTGGGCGCCTATATCGCCTTCTCCCTGCATCGTATCCTGAACCTGAATCCAATTGAAAGTATCGCGGTGGTATTGCCGCTTTTTTTTGTCATCGGACTTTTGCTCTTTCATTTGCTCAATCCGAGACTTCAGCGCTCGGATGATCCGGAGATGGCCTCCTTTCTGACTTTTTTCGGTATTTCCCTCATTATCACCTCATTGATCCTGTTGATCTGGAAGGCAGATCCTCGGAGCATCCCCTTGCCCTTCGATAGGGCCTCTCTGCTTCTTGGGCCGGTTTTCATGCCCACAGGTCGTCTTGTCA
The DNA window shown above is from Deltaproteobacteria bacterium and carries:
- the glnA gene encoding type I glutamate--ammonia ligase; this encodes MKMMSDILSRIEKDDVRFISFQFTTIDGSIKQLIHPARKLETLLDDGLGFDGSSCKYVPVNESDLRLKPDLSTYRLLPWGKPENRTARFICDVYRGDGSEPFPADPRGILKKAIQDMKKEFGEGWDFLLAPEIEFFLLEKDESGNYVPHDRASYFEIPPYDKGAEFRKDLSRALDAMGVPAEKNHHEVPVGKHEITFGHDDALTTADNTMTYRQVVKYFAGQKGLVATFMPKPFVWTYGCGMHVHLNLKDTKKGINLFADETREHGLSDIARHFIAGLLDHARSLAGITNPSVNSYKRLVPGWEAPVYVSWGFNNRSSLLRIPASSLKALRVETRNPDSSCNPYLAFTVLLAAGLDGIRRRLEPPPYINDNIYALSSEEKRKRGIEALPGSLKEALKAFKDDKVLLDALGDVLVEKFLEIKENEVQEFATSVHPWELEKYINV
- a CDS encoding branched-chain amino acid ABC transporter permease, which gives rise to MNFLKKITWLIAVLALLFLLIVPKLSVSNAFVFYMLFWITLASSFNIIYGFVGYLPFGFVMFYGVGTYITAILWSRFQIPIPLCILVSGLAGVLLALLFAPTLRLRGIYFSIVNFSCAMVLRIVVANMPEKWTGGSFGITLSHAYKPVLSYYFMFVLMVITVLVAFLLLKSRLGIALRCIRDDEAAASTMGIDVGLCRLKAWILAALFPSMAGGIEAWYTAIVDPDTSFNLMITTKAIVYSMFGGLGTIIGPILGAVFMYCLDDFIWGTFPLLNLLVLGIMVVFLVLFLPRGIVGSATRKWPRLRGIIR